A window from Citrus sinensis cultivar Valencia sweet orange chromosome 5, DVS_A1.0, whole genome shotgun sequence encodes these proteins:
- the LOC102623534 gene encoding uncharacterized protein LOC102623534 isoform X2 — translation MMQVMFICNHCPFVKHLQKDIVKLSNFYMKKGLAVVAISSNSVATHPQDGPEFMAEEAKLFNYPFPYLYDESQDVARDFGAACTPEFFLFKKDGRRPFQLVYHGQFDDSRPSNNLPVTGRDIRLAIECVLSGQPVSSNQKPSVGCSIKWHPQTVQ, via the exons ATGATGCAGGTTATGTTTATTTGCAATCACTGTCCATTTGTTAAACACTTGCAGAAAGATATTGTCAAGCTTTCAAATTTCTATATGAAG AAAGGACTTGCAGTTGTTGCTATATCTTCAAATTCTGTAGCTACTCATCCACAG GATGGGCCAGAATTCATGGCTGAAGAggctaaattatttaattacccCTTCCCTTATCTGTATGACGAG TCTCAAGATGTTGCACGAGACTTTGGCGCCGCTTGCACCCCAGAATTTTTCCTGTTTAAAAAG GATGGTCGGAGGCCATTTCAGCTAGTGTATCATGGACAATTTGATGACTCTCGGCCTAGTAACAATCTCCCTGTTACTGGGAG GGACATACGTCTTGCAATAGAATGTGTTCTCAGTGGACAACCAGTATCATCAAATCAAAAACCCAG TGTTGGATGCAGCATAAAGTGGCATCCACAGACAGTGCAGTAG
- the LOC102623534 gene encoding uncharacterized protein LOC102623534 isoform X3, whose amino-acid sequence MFICNHCPFVKHLQKDIVKLSNFYMKKGLAVVAISSNSVATHPQDGPEFMAEEAKLFNYPFPYLYDESQDVARDFGAACTPEFFLFKKDGRRPFQLVYHGQFDDSRPSNNLPVTGRDIRLAIECVLSGQPVSSNQKPSVGCSIKWHPQTVQ is encoded by the exons ATGTTTATTTGCAATCACTGTCCATTTGTTAAACACTTGCAGAAAGATATTGTCAAGCTTTCAAATTTCTATATGAAG AAAGGACTTGCAGTTGTTGCTATATCTTCAAATTCTGTAGCTACTCATCCACAG GATGGGCCAGAATTCATGGCTGAAGAggctaaattatttaattacccCTTCCCTTATCTGTATGACGAG TCTCAAGATGTTGCACGAGACTTTGGCGCCGCTTGCACCCCAGAATTTTTCCTGTTTAAAAAG GATGGTCGGAGGCCATTTCAGCTAGTGTATCATGGACAATTTGATGACTCTCGGCCTAGTAACAATCTCCCTGTTACTGGGAG GGACATACGTCTTGCAATAGAATGTGTTCTCAGTGGACAACCAGTATCATCAAATCAAAAACCCAG TGTTGGATGCAGCATAAAGTGGCATCCACAGACAGTGCAGTAG
- the LOC102623044 gene encoding glycolipid transfer protein 2 → MFASQINLEEPRTEIAEEKDTKEVEMKRRREMEKSSSEIRSAIEELSMFIKLKPKDNLDASRIHIPTKPFLHLCNLVLQVLDKIGPTMLVLRQDIHQNIQRLEKFCELDPSKYANVVEILKKEASEGNARKKTSCSKAFLWLTRSLDFMVALLQRLAKDPGQKMEQAVEESYNIALKPWHGWISSAAFKVALKLLPDSVTFMNILMAKDETYDNLKEEMQTLTSLLVPFLEEIHSILRLQGLDMLKSK, encoded by the exons ATGTTCGCGTCCCAGAT AAACCTGGAAGAACCAAGAACTGAAATAGCAGAGGAAAAAGATACTAAAGAGGTCGAAATGAAGAGGAGAAGAGAAATGGAGAAGAGCAGTTCAGAGATCAGGTCTGCCATTGAAGAGCTCTCCATGTTCATCAAACTTAAGCCTAAAGATAATCTTGATGCTTCCCGTATTCATATACCAACCAAGCCTTTCTTACATCTCTGCAACTTGGTGCTTCAAGTTCTTG ATAAGATAGGCCCAACTATGCTTGTCCTTAGACAAGACATTCATCAAAATATTCAG AGATTGGAGAAGTTTTGTGAATTAGATCCTTCAAAGTATGCAAATGTGGTTGAAATATTGAAGAAAGAAGCCAGTGAAGGCAatgcaagaaagaaaacaagCTGCAGCAAAGCCTTTCTTTGGCTCACCAG GTCCCTTGATTTTATGGTGGCCTTGTTGCAAAGATTAGCAAAGGATCCTGGGCAGAAAATGGAGCAAGCAGTGGAAGAGTCCTATAACATTGCTTTGAAGCCATGGCATGGATGGATTTCTTCAGCTGCTTTCAAA GTAGCTCTGAAACTATTGCCCGATAGTGTAACTTTCATGAATATCCTAATGGCAAAAGATGAAACCTATGACAACCTTAAAGAGGAAATGCAGACCTTGACTTCATTACTTGTGCCTTTTCTAGAAGAGATCCACTCGATTTTG AGATTGCAAGGCTTGGATATGTTAAAGTCTAAATAA
- the LOC102624202 gene encoding LRR receptor-like serine/threonine-protein kinase RGI2 encodes MSRNEITIILLFVNISLFPAISALNPEGLSLLSWLSTFNSSSSATFFSSWNPSHRNPCNWDYIKCSRDGFVSEIAITSIHIPTSFPYQLLSFSHLTSLVLSNANLTGEIPPAIGNLSSLINLDLSFNALTGNIPEEIGKLAELELLSLNSNSIHGGIPREIGNCSKLRRLELYDNQLSGNIPAEIGQLEALEIIRAGGNPGIHGEIPEEISNCKVLVFLGLADTGISGQIPRSVGELTNLRTLSVYTANITGYIPEEIGNCSALENLFLYENQIFGKIPDELGSLKNLKRLLLWQNNLSGSIPEALGNCSSLTVIDVSLNSLGGEVPVSLANLVALEELLLSGNNISGEIPSFFGNFSRLKQLELDNNRFFGQIPPTIGQLKELLLFFAWQNQLHGNIPELAYCVKLQALDLSHNFLTGSVPSSLFNLKNLTQLLLISNRFSGEIPPEIGGCTGLIRLRLGSNNFSGHIPSRIGLLHRLTFLELSENQFTGEIPPEIGNCTQLEMVDLHQNKLQGTIPSSLEFLFGLNVLDLSMNSIGGTIPENLGKLTSLNKLVLSKNNITGLIPKSLGLCKDLQLLDLSSNRINGSIPEEIGRLQGLDILLNLSWNALTGPIPESFSNLSKLANLDLSNNMLTGSLKVLGSLDNLVSLNVSYNHFSGILPNTKLFHDLPASAFYGNQQLCVNRSQCHINNSLHGRNSTKNLIICALLSVTVTLFIVLFGIILFIRFRGTTFRENDEEENELEWDFTPFQKLNFSVDDVVTRLSDTNIVGKGVSGIVYRVEIPSRQVIAVKKLWPVKNGELPERDQFSAEVQTLGSIRHKNIVRLLGCCNNGRTRLLLFDYISNGSLAGLLHEKKVFLDWDSRYKIILGVAHGLAYLHHDCVPPIIHRDIKSNNILVGPQFEAFLADFGLAKLFESSESSRASNSVAGSYGYIAPEYGYSLKITEKSDVYSYGVVLLEVLTGKEPTDSRIPDGAHIITWVNGELRERKREFTTILDRQLLMRSGTQIQEMLQVLGVALLCVNPCPEERPTMKDVTAMLKEIRHENDDLEKPNSLSRAVTNPKAAVHCSSFSRSAEPLIRSPS; translated from the exons ATGTCAAGAAATGAAATCACAATTATTCTTCTGTTTGTTAACATCTCATTGTTTCCAGCTATTAGCGCCTTGAACCCAGAAGGCCTCTCTCTTCTGTCTTGGCTTTCAACATTCAATTCATCTTCCTCAGCTACTTTCTTCTCTTCATGGAATCCATCACACCGAAATCCATGCAACTGGGATTATATCAAATGTTCCAGAGACGGGTTTGTTTCAGAAATTGCAATAACTTCAATTCATATTCCCACCAGCTTCCCCTATCAGCTTCTGTCCTTCAGTCATCTCACGAGTCTTGTCCTGTCCAATGCCAATCTCACTGGAGAGATTCCTCCTGCAATAGGAAACTTGTCTTCATTGATCAACTTGGACCTCAGCTTCAATGCTCTGACAGGGAATATCCCAGAAGAAATTGGAAAGTTAGCCGAATTGGAGTTGCTGTCACTGAATTCCAATAGCATACATGGTGGAATCCCAAGAGAGATTGGAAACTGTTCAAAGCTTCGACGGCTTGAACTGTATGATAACCAGCTCTCGGGAAACATTCCTGCTGAAATAGGGCAGTTGGAGGCTCTAGAAATCATCCGTGCAGGCGGCAACCCAGGAATTCATGGTGAAATCCCTGAGGAAATTTCAAACTGTAAAGTGCTAGTTTTCCTTGGTCTTGCAGATACTGGGATTTCAGGGCAGATTCCAAGAAGTGTCGGGGAACTGACGAACCTCAGGACTCTTTCTGTTTACACAGCCAATATCACTGGTTATATTCCAGAGGAAATTGGTAACTGCTCAGCTTTAGagaatttgtttctttatgaGAACCAAATTTTTGGGAAGATTCCTGATGAATTGGGTTCTTTGAAGAATCTCAAAAGGTTGTTACTATGGCAGAACAACTTGAGTGGGAGCATTCCAGAAGCCTTAGGGAATTGCTCTAGCTTGACTGTTATAGATGTCTCATTGAATTCTCTGGGTGGTGAAGTTCCAGTGTCTCTTGCAAATTTAGTTGCATTGGAGGAGCTTCTTCTATCTGGAAACAACATTTCTGGGGAAATTCCATCATTCTTTGGCAACTTTTCCCGTTTAAAGCAACTGGAGCTAGACAACAATAGATTCTTTGGACAGATTCCACCCACAATAGGTCAACTAAAGGAGCTTTTGCTGTTTTTTGCCTGGCAGAATCAGCTGCATGGAAACATACCAGAGCTAGCCTACTGTGTGAAACTTCAAGCATTGGATCTTTCACACAACTTCCTTACGGGCTCAGTTCCAAGTTCTCTTTTCAATCTCAAGAACTTAACCCAGTTGTTGTTGATATCAAACAGATTTTCAGGTGAAATTCCACCTGAAATCGGCGGTTGCACTGGCTTGATCCGTTTACGACTAGGATCAAACAACTTCTCCGGTCATATTCCATCACGAATAGGCTTGTTACATAGATTGACCTTCCTTGAGTTGTCAGAAAATCAGTTCACCGGAGAAATTCCTCCTGAGATCGGCAACTGCACTCAGCTAGAAATGGTAGATTTACACCAAAACAAACTCCAAGgcacaattccatcatctttgGAATTCCTCTTTGGTCTTAATGTTTTAGACCTTTCAATGAACAGCATAGGAGGCACCATTCCTGAAAATTTGGGCAAGCTAACATCTTTGAACAAACTGGTACTCAGCAAAAACAACATTACTGGTTTGATTCCCAAGTCATTGGGTCTCTGTAAGGATTTGCAGCTGTTGGATCTGAGCAGCAATCGAATTAATGGCTCCATCCCAGAAGAGATTGGTCGCTTGCAAGGACTTGATATCCTCTTGAACTTGAGTTGGAATGCTCTGACAGGCCCCATTCCAGAAAGCTTCTCAAACCTATCAAAACTGGCTAACTTAGATCTGTCCAACAACATGCTTACGGGAAGCTTAAAAGTTCTGGGTAGTCTTGACAATCTTGTTTCTCTAAATGTCTCATACAATCATTTTTCAGGTATCCTCCCTAACACCAAGCTCTTTCATGACCTTCCTGCCTCTGCGTTTTATGGCAATCAACAGCTCTGCGTCAATAGAAGCCAGTGCCACATAAACAATAGTCTCCACGGCAGAAATTCAACTAAAAATCTTATCATCTGTGCTCTTCTCAGTGTAACTGTAACTTTGTTCATTGTACTTTTTGGAATCATACTATTTATCAGATTTCGGGGAACCACATTTAGAGAGAATGacgaagaagaaaatgagttGGAGTGGGATTTCACCCCATTTCAAAAGCTCAATTTCTCTGTAGATGATGTCGTGACTAGGCTTTCAGATACAAACATTGTTGGCAAAGGTGTCTCTGGCATTGTTTATCGCGTTGAGATTCCATCAAGACAGGTCATTGCAGTAAAGAAGCTATGGCCAGTGAAGAATGGTGAGCTTCCAGAAAGAGACCAGTTTTCTGCAGAAGTTCAGACTCTTGGATCAATAAGGCACAAAAACATAGTCAGGCTTTTGGGATGTTGCAACAATGGAAGAACAAGATTGCTCTTGTTTGATTACATCAGTAATGGAAGTTTGGCTGGACTGCTACATGAAAAGAAAGTTTTTCTGGACTGGGATTCGAGGTATAAGATTATACTAGGAGTAGCTCATGGGTTAGCCTATCTTCACCATGACTGTGTTCCTCCGATCATTCACCGTGATATCAAGTCCAACAACATCTTGGTAGGACCACAATTTGAAGCTTTTCTAGCAGATTTTGGACTAGCAAAACTTTTTGAATCTTCAGAAAGTTCAAGAGCTTCCAACTCAGTTGCAGGTTCTTATGGTTACATTGCTCCTG AATATGGATACAGTTTGAAGATCACTGAGAAGAGTGATGTGTACAGCTATGGGGTCGTGCTTCTAGAGGTCTTAACTGGCAAGGAACCAACGGACAGTCGGATTCCAGACGGTGCTCACATTATAACTTGGGTCAACGGAGAActaagagaaagaaaaagggaatTCACAACAATTCTTGACCGGCAACTGCTAATGCGATCGGGCACACAAATTCAAGAAATGCTTCAGGTGCTGGGAGTGGCTCTCCTCTGCGTAAATCCTTGCCCAGAGGAACGGCCAACGATGAAAGATGTGACGGCAATGCTCAAGGAAATCAGACATGAAAATGATGATCTTGAAAAGCCAAATTCTCTCAGCAGAGCAGTGACAAATCCAAAGGCTGCAGTTCATTGCTCTAGCTTCTCTAGATCGGCTGAACCTCTAATTAGATCACCTTCCTAA
- the LOC102623534 gene encoding uncharacterized protein LOC102623534 isoform X1, whose translation MATVATAGARALAVPRRAFLATRTKQISFLSTSLKMGFNLLQLRSTAPATARKNLIIRAARIESQGVSLGFRAPHFELPEPLTGKMWKLEDFESYPALLVMFICNHCPFVKHLQKDIVKLSNFYMKKGLAVVAISSNSVATHPQDGPEFMAEEAKLFNYPFPYLYDESQDVARDFGAACTPEFFLFKKDGRRPFQLVYHGQFDDSRPSNNLPVTGRDIRLAIECVLSGQPVSSNQKPSVGCSIKWHPQTVQ comes from the exons ATGGCTACTGTAGCGACGGCAGGCGCGCGTGCACTTGCTGTGCCGCGGCGCGCGTTTTTGGCGACGAGGACGAAAcagatttcatttttatcaacaTCGTTAAAGATGGGTTTCAATCTTCTGCAGCTGAGGAGCACTGCACCCGCAACCGCaagaaaaaatctcataaTACGAGCTGCGAGAATTGAGTCTCAAGGAGTCTCCCTAGGCTTCAGAGCCCCGCATTTTGAG CTGCCGGAGCCGCTTACTGGGAAAATGTGGAAATTGGAAGATTTTGAATCATATCCTGCTTTGCTG GTTATGTTTATTTGCAATCACTGTCCATTTGTTAAACACTTGCAGAAAGATATTGTCAAGCTTTCAAATTTCTATATGAAG AAAGGACTTGCAGTTGTTGCTATATCTTCAAATTCTGTAGCTACTCATCCACAG GATGGGCCAGAATTCATGGCTGAAGAggctaaattatttaattacccCTTCCCTTATCTGTATGACGAG TCTCAAGATGTTGCACGAGACTTTGGCGCCGCTTGCACCCCAGAATTTTTCCTGTTTAAAAAG GATGGTCGGAGGCCATTTCAGCTAGTGTATCATGGACAATTTGATGACTCTCGGCCTAGTAACAATCTCCCTGTTACTGGGAG GGACATACGTCTTGCAATAGAATGTGTTCTCAGTGGACAACCAGTATCATCAAATCAAAAACCCAG TGTTGGATGCAGCATAAAGTGGCATCCACAGACAGTGCAGTAG